The following proteins are co-located in the Siansivirga zeaxanthinifaciens CC-SAMT-1 genome:
- the rpe gene encoding ribulose-phosphate 3-epimerase translates to MSTKLIAPSLLASDFANLQRDIEMVNKSDADWFHIDIMDGVFVPNISFGMPVLEAMAKHTKKPLDVHLMIVDPDRYIKTFANLGSEILTVHYEACTHLHRTIQAIKSEGMKAGVALNPHTNVNLLEDVINDLDLVLIMSVNPGFGGQSFIENTYSKVKQLKDMIVRKGASTIIEIDGGVTNANAKALVDAGADVLVAGSFVFKSTSQLKTIEDLKSIVNP, encoded by the coding sequence ATGAGTACAAAACTTATCGCTCCATCATTATTAGCTTCAGACTTTGCTAACCTACAAAGAGATATAGAAATGGTTAATAAAAGTGATGCCGATTGGTTTCATATTGATATAATGGATGGTGTTTTTGTTCCTAATATTTCCTTTGGAATGCCTGTTCTAGAAGCAATGGCAAAACACACAAAAAAACCATTGGATGTTCATTTAATGATTGTTGACCCAGATAGATACATTAAAACATTTGCCAATTTAGGAAGCGAAATTTTAACCGTACACTACGAAGCTTGTACCCATTTACACCGAACCATACAAGCCATAAAATCGGAAGGCATGAAAGCCGGTGTTGCACTCAACCCACATACCAACGTAAATCTTTTAGAAGATGTTATAAATGATTTGGATTTAGTTCTTATAATGAGTGTAAATCCAGGATTTGGCGGACAAAGTTTTATTGAAAATACCTACTCGAAAGTTAAGCAACTTAAAGATATGATTGTTCGTAAAGGCGCTTCAACAATAATTGAAATTGATGGTGGTGTTACCAACGCAAATGCAAAAGCGCTTGTTGATGCAGGAGCCGATGTTCTTGTTGCTGGAAGCTTTGTTTTTAAAAGTACAAGTCAATTAAAAACTATTGAAGATTTAAAATCTATCGTAAATCCTTAA
- a CDS encoding CBS domain-containing protein, which translates to MIRKSPVSMIMTEHVITLEENDRLEKAEMLFKKHHIRHIPVVRSGVVLGMLSYTDLLRLSFADCSDDLNAHADALIYKMFTIKQVMKKDIETISSSHSIKDVAEILSTKEFHALPVVNNNRLVGIVTTTDLIKYLLKQF; encoded by the coding sequence ATGATAAGAAAATCTCCTGTTTCAATGATAATGACAGAGCATGTTATTACATTAGAAGAAAATGATAGATTAGAAAAAGCAGAAATGCTTTTTAAAAAACATCATATAAGACATATTCCTGTTGTAAGATCTGGTGTGGTCTTGGGCATGTTAAGTTACACAGATTTATTAAGACTCAGTTTTGCAGATTGTAGTGACGATTTAAACGCCCATGCCGATGCTTTAATCTATAAAATGTTTACCATTAAACAGGTCATGAAAAAAGACATTGAAACGATTTCATCTTCCCATTCCATAAAAGATGTTGCTGAGATTTTATCTACCAAAGAATTTCATGCACTTCCTGTAGTTAATAATAATAGACTGGTGGGCATTGTAACAACAACCGATTTAATTAAATATCTTTTAAAACAATTTTAA
- a CDS encoding CBS domain-containing protein: MREHTLVSEIMSKNVIALKRGDELERAEMLFNKFKIKHIPVVSSDVVIGMVSYSDLLKISTAEVTADEHDVNMVVYNTFTIEQVMTKNVTTIKHDALVIDAARILAEKGFHALPVTRDGILDGIVTTRDLLKYFVRIY; the protein is encoded by the coding sequence ATGAGAGAACATACTTTAGTTTCAGAAATAATGAGCAAAAATGTTATCGCACTTAAACGCGGAGACGAACTAGAACGTGCCGAAATGCTTTTTAATAAGTTTAAAATTAAACATATTCCTGTAGTAAGTTCAGATGTTGTAATTGGTATGGTAAGTTATTCAGATTTGCTTAAAATAAGTACTGCCGAAGTTACTGCCGATGAGCATGATGTTAATATGGTAGTTTATAACACGTTTACTATTGAACAGGTTATGACTAAAAACGTAACAACCATTAAACATGACGCATTGGTTATAGATGCAGCAAGGATACTTGCTGAAAAAGGATTTCATGCATTACCTGTAACGCGCGATGGTATTCTAGATGGAATTGTAACCACCCGCGACTTACTTAAATATTTTGTGAGAATTTATTAA